A region from the Drosophila mauritiana strain mau12 chromosome 2L, ASM438214v1, whole genome shotgun sequence genome encodes:
- the LOC117150417 gene encoding uncharacterized protein LOC117150417, translated as MNWFNNICEESRLKFFPNLQTVKTKRKYEIGLMSVDECYSFIRKNLKSRNVVEEELLWKIPILLVCLGCIIVILFAVCFTVQCLITKVKTAEVPKSFDFDICEVEKPKAQPIHKASQIDQPEKATNCCTCLKSNVL; from the coding sequence ATGAATTGGTTCAATAATATATGCGAAGAAAGCCGCTTAAAGTTCTTCCCCAATCTTCAAACAGTCAAAACTAAGCGTAAATATGAAATTGGCCTAATGAGCGTAGATGAGTGCTATAGTTTCATAAGGAAAAACCTGAAGTCCAGAAATGTTGTAGAAGAGGAATTGTTGTGGAAAATACCCATACTTCTCGTGTGTTTGGGCTGCATAATAGTCATACTATTTGCAGTTTGTTTCACAGTTCAGTGTTTGATAACAAAGGTTAAGACCGCCGAAGTGCCTAAGAGTTTTGATTTCGACATTTGTGAAGTTGAAAAACCAAAAGCTCAACCAATCCACAAGGCCAGCCAAATTGATCAACCAGAGAAAGCAACAAATTGCTGTACTTGCTTAAAATCAAATGTACTTTGA
- the LOC117145093 gene encoding selenoprotein BthD, whose product MPDKRPLDPLQPVLYIDHCRYRQTYRKRALLLHSSLAEALNAIQPRVKLQLRINDKGPPEDGSFEVAIAPQPTDDSKARQSVWTGLRRMPSASKVPHVDDILTPVCFALKLRDPHKESHRRMLTNLRHNEGSRARTRTIKNALNK is encoded by the coding sequence ATGCCCGACAAAAGGCCACTGGATCCACTCCAGCCGGTGCTCTACATTGACCACTGCCGTTATCGTCAAACTTATCGCAAGCGAGCCCTGCTCCTCCATTCTTCGCTGGCGGAGGCACTGAACGCCATTCAGCCAAGGGTTAAGCTTCAGCTAAGGATCAACGACAAAGGCCCGCCCGAAGATGGATCCTTTGAGGTTGCTATTGCTCCGCAACCAACCGATGATTCCAAGGCCCGTCAAAGTGTATGGACTGGGCTGAGGCGGATGCCCAGTGCATCGAAGGTTCCCCATGTGGACGACATTCTCACCCCGGTTTGTTTCGCCCTCAAACTGAGGGATCCGCACAAGGAATCACATCGGCGGATGCTGACCAATTTGCGGCACAACGAGGGCAGTCGAGCAAGGACGAGGACTatcaaaaatgcgttaaataaataa